In the genome of Triticum urartu cultivar G1812 chromosome 5, Tu2.1, whole genome shotgun sequence, one region contains:
- the LOC125508055 gene encoding protein spotted leaf 11-like, whose product MAGDQEEAERESPAPAPAAERVAAAVETVAAPGEFRNAYRRQLLALSRRIRLLGPFAEELRERRRPAGEEEERALATLADALEKAVELLKLGREGSRISLVFDRDRVMNIFQEVVAQLEQALHDFPYNELDISDEVKEQVELVHAQLKRAKERVDMPDDEFYNDLLSLYNKTYDPSAELAILERLSEKLHLMTITDLTQESLALHEMVASGGGQDPGEHIEKLSMLLKKIKDFVQTNNPEMGPPMASKIMDTSGDQKSVIVPDEFRCPISLELMKDPVIVATGQTYERSCIEKWLASGHHTCPTTQQRMANTTLTPNYVLRSLISQWCETNGIEAPKRSSQPNKPMPTCSSSERANIDALLSKLCSPDPEEQRSAAAELRLLAKRNAHNRLCIAEAGAIPLLLSLLSSSDLRTQEHAVTALLNLSIHEDNKASIMSSGAVPSVVHVLKNGSMEARENAAATLFSLSVVDEYKVTIGGTGAIPALVVLLSEGSQRGKKDAAAALFNLCIYQGNKGRAIRAGLVPLIMGLVTNPTGALMDEAMAILSILSSHQEGKAAIGAAEPVPALVELLGSGSPRNRENAAAVMLHLCSGEQQLVHLARAHECGIMVPLRELALNGTERGKRKAVQLLERMSRFVVQQQEEQESHSRLQAAAAQVLPQAPEQVQESEIPDQLESPASQYPTLL is encoded by the exons ATGGCCGGCGACCAAGAGGAGGCGGAGCGGGAGTccccggcgccggcgccggctgCGGAGCGGGTCGCCGCCGCGGTGGAGACCGTGGCGGCGCCCGGGGAGTTCCGGAACGCGTACCGGCGGCAGCTGCTGGCGCTGTCCCGCCGAATTCGCCTCCTCGGACCCTTCGCCGAGGAGCTCCGggagcgccgccgccccgcgggggaggaggaggagcgggcGCTGGCGACGCTCGCCGACGCGCTGGAGAAGGCGGTCGAGCTGCTCAAGCTCGGCCGCGAGGGAAGCAGGATCTCTTTG GTTTTTGATAGGGATAGAGTAATGAATATATTTCAGGAAGTAGTTGCTCAGTTGGAACAAGCTTTGCATGACTTTCCATACAATGAACTGGATATATCTGATGAAGTTAAAGAACAG GTTGAGTTAGTGCATGCACAGCTCAAAAGAGCAAAAGAACGGGTTGATAtgcctgatgatgagttctacaacgaCCTATTATCTCTGTATAACAAGACCTATGACCCAAGTGCAGAACTGGCTATCCTTGAAAGGTTGTCAGAAAAGCTACACCTCATGACTATCACTGATCTCACGCAAGAGTCACTTGCTCTGCATGAGATGGTGGCATCTGGTGGTGGCCAGGATCCAGGAGAGCACATTGAGAAATTGTCAATGCTACTGAAGAAAATCAAGGACTTTGTGCAAACTAACAACCCTGAGATGGGCCCTCCTATGGCTTCCAAAATAATGGATACCAGCGGGGACCAGAAATCTGTCATCGTTCCTGATGAATTCCGTTGTCCAATTTCTCTCGAGCTGATGAAAGATCCTGTGATAGTTGCTACTGGCCAG ACATATGAACGGTCGTGCATCGAGAAATGGCTAGCATCTGGGCATCACACTTGCCCAACTACGCAGCAAAGGATGGCAAACACAACATTGACGCCAAACTATGTCCTTAGAAGTCTCATCTCCCAGTGGTGTGAAACCAACGGAATTGAAGCGCCTAAGCGCTCATCCCAGCCTAACAAGCCAATGCCAACATGCTCTTCTAGTGAACGTGCTAATATTGATGCTCTGTTATCGAAGTTATGCTCTCCAGACCCTGAGGAGCAGAGGTCAGCTGCTGCAGAGCTTCGCCTCCTCGCAAAGCGGAACGCACACAACCGACTATGCATTGCTGAGGCTGGTGCAATTCCCTTGCTATTGAGTCTGTTATCGTCATCTGACTTGCGGACTCAGGAACACGCTGTTACTGCACTTCTGAACCTCTCCATACACGAGGACAACAAGGCAAGCATCATGTCCTCTGGTGCTGTGCCTAGTGTTGTCCATGTGCTGAAGAATGGCAGTATGGAGGCCCGGGAAAATGCTGCAGCCACCCTTTTTAGCCTCTCTGTGGTCGATGAATACAAAGTAACGATTGGGGGAACAGGGGCTATCCCTGCCCTTGTAGTGTTGCTAAGTGAGGGCAGCCAGCGGGGTAAGAAAGACGCAGCAGCAGCCCTCTTCAACTTGTGCATTTACCAAGGTAACAAAGGCCGTGCGATACGAGCTGGCCTTGTGCCACTCATCATGGGTCTAGTAACCAACCCCACAGGAGCTCTCATGGACGAGGCTATGGCGATACTCTCAATACTATCCAGCCACCAAGAGGGGAAGGCAGCTATCGGGGCAGCAGAGCCTGTTCCTGCGCTTGTCGAGTTGCTCGGAAGTGGGTCACCGAGAAACAGAGAGAATGCTGCAGCTGTGATGCTGCATCTGTGCAGCGGCGAGCAACAGCTTGTGCATTTAGCCCGTGCGCATGAGTGCGGGATCATGGTTCCGTTGCGGGAGCTGGCATTGAACGGCACAGAAAGGGGAAAGAGGAAGGCAGTGCAGTTGCTCGAGCGGATGAGCAGATTCGTGGTTCAACAACAAGAGGAACAGGAATCTCATTCTCGGCTGCAGGCCGCCGCGGCACAAGTTCTCCCTCAGGCCCCTGAACAGGTCCAAGAAAGCGAAATCCCGGATCAATTGGAAAGTCCGGCGTCTCAATACCCCACGCTGTTATGA